One genomic segment of Sesamum indicum cultivar Zhongzhi No. 13 unplaced genomic scaffold, S_indicum_v1.0 scaffold00118, whole genome shotgun sequence includes these proteins:
- the LOC105178973 gene encoding uncharacterized protein LOC105178973 yields MVIYGDRQQQYGGMFRFDNYLARSPEFIPSVRNIWQHNIVGTPMYAVARKLKALKPIFREQRRNKGDLSHNVQMAKGFLEAAQVLVSLRRRDELFIQLEHCCRLVLAKATKLEQIMLQQRAKMQWMKGGDQCSRVFFQKITQRRSSRRIFQINDDQGSTHTGPEEVINQFVTYSQNLLGGDRRRSIIDIRFFRPWARHILSNEESTALLLPFTPADVKQAVFDIAEDKAPGPDGYSSGFFKAAWPIVGQEVT; encoded by the coding sequence ATGGTAATATATGGGGACCGGCAACAGCAgtatggaggtatgttccgattCGATAACTACCTCGCACGTTCACCTGAGTTTATTCCTAGTGTGCGGAATatatggcaacataacattGTTGGTAcgcctatgtatgctgtgGCACGCAAACTCAAAGCACTGAAACCAATATTCCGAGAGCAAAGGAGAAATAAAGGGGATCTATCGCACAATGTTCAAATGgcgaaagggtttcttgaagcagCACAAGTTCTTGTTAGCTTAAGAAGACGAGATGAGCTATTCATACAACTAGAACACTGTTGTCGACTCGTACTGGCCAAAGCAACAAAACTGGAACAAATTATGCTACAACAACGAgcgaagatgcagtggatgaagggaggtgaTCAGTGCTCCCGAGTGTTCTTTCAGAAGATTACCCAACGAAGATCATCAAGGAGGATCTTCCAGATCAACGATGACCAGGGATCCACTCACACAGGTCcagaagaagttattaatCAGTTTGTCACATATTCCCAAAACTTGCTAGGGGGAGATAGACGACGATCAATTATTGACATTCGATTTTtcagaccgtgggctaggCACATTCTGAGTAATGAGGAATCTACCGCTTTACTGTTACCGTTCACACCAGCAGATGTCAAACAggcggtttttgacattgctgaggaCAAAGCCCCAGGCCCGGACGGAtactcatcgggcttcttcaaagcagcATGGCCTATTGTTGGACAGGAAGTGACTTAA
- the LOC105178974 gene encoding uncharacterized protein LOC105178974: MFRFDNFLTLSPDFIPSVQSIWQQQIVGVPMFSVTRKLKALKPIFREQRRNKGDLSHNVELARGFLEQAWVLVSSHRQDELILLLEHCSRLVYAKAAELERIMLQQRAKMEWMKGGDQCSRVFFRKIAQRRTARRILQINDAQGITITEPNAVIHEFISYYQSLLGGDRRKRVMDLRFLRPWARHIITTEEAGHLLEPFSAEDIKKAIFDIGEDRAPGPDGYSSGFYKNAWPVARLPPRCAFKVDIRKAYDTIEWDFLLSVLQLFGFPEIFRRWVELQLFGFPEIFRRWVEECISSPSFSVGMNGKPHGYFAGARGLRQGDPLSPYLFVLVMEALHMGMLQLIEQDMNFAFHWKCDDIRIFQLGFADDLLLFYRANTESVRVFKFGLDRFADWSGLRLNVEKSHTIISRSAQNVREELLAVLGFQEGHLPMRYLGLPLISSRLSIADCQPLLSKIDTRINGWEGLALSYAGRVQIIKSVLVAMGVYWASAFILPKGVIKDIEKRLRAFLWRGTGNSGYPKVAWKEICKP, from the exons atgttccggTTTGACAACTTCCTTACTCTCTCACCAGATTTTATTCCTAGCGTGCAGAGTATATGGCAGCAACAAATAGTGGGAGTGCCTATGTTCTCAGTGACCCGAAAACTCAAGGCACTCAAACCTATTTTTCGAgaacaaaggagaaataaagGGGATCTTTCTCACAATGTTGAGTTGGCAAGGGGGTTCCTGGAGCAGGCTTGGGTATTGGTAAGCTCGCACAGACAAGATGAGCTTATTCTTCTGTTGGAGCACTGCAGTCGACTTGTGTATGCAAAGGCGGCCGAATTAGAGAGGATCATGCTACAGCAGAGGGCAAAGATGGAATGGATGAAGGGTGGTGACCAGTGCTCCAGAgtgttctttcgtaaaattgcccaAAGAAGGACAGCTAGACGAATcttacaaattaatgatgccCAAGGAATTACAATTACGGAACCAAATGCAGTCATACATGAATTCATATCCTATTATCAATCCTTACTAGGGGGAGACAGGCGTAAGAGGGTGATGGACCTTCGGTTTCTTCGGCCTTGGGCAAGACATATCATAACAACTGAGGAGGCAGGCCACCTACTTGAACCGTTTAGTGCAGAGGATATAAAAAAAGCCATTTTTGACATCGGCGAGGATAGAGCACCTGGACCTGATGGGTATTCATCAGGATTCTATAAAAACGCCTGGCCGGTG GCCCGACTCCCACCGAGATGTGCTTTCAAAGTCGATATTCGGAAGGCGTATGACACTATCGAGTGGGATTTCTTGCTATCGGTGCTTCAGCTATTCGGTTTCCCAGAGATTTTCAGACGATGGGTTGAGCTTCAGCTATTCGGTTTCCCAGAGATTTTCAGACGATGGGTTGAGGAGTGTATCAGCTCACCTTCCTTTTCAGTAGGAATGAACGGAAAGCCACATGGATATTTTGCGGGTGCCAGAGGGCTTCGACAGGGCGACCCCTTATCGCCATATCTCTTCGTCCTTGTGATGGAGGCTCTACACATGGGAATGCTACAGCTAATCGAGCAGGACATGAACTTCGCattccattggaagtgtgacGATATTAGAATCTTCCAACTGGGGTTCGCTGATGACTTACTCCTATTCTATCGGGCCAATACTGAATCTGTTCGGGTCTTCAAATTCGGATTAGATAGATTTGCTGATTGGTCGGGGTTACGCCTCAATGTTGAAAAAAGTCACACCATCATATCCCGATCAGCCCAGAATGTACGAGAGGAGCTACTTGCGGTGTTGGGGTTTCAGGAAGGCCacttaccgatgaggtatttgggtcTACCATTGATCTCTTCTCGATTATCTATCGCCGACTGCCAACCATTATTGAGTAAGATCGATACACGTATCAATGGATGGGAGGGATTGGCACTGTCATATGCCGGCagggtacaaatcattaagtCTGTTCTTGTGGCTATGGGTGTATATTGGGCTTCggcatttattttgccaaaagggGTCATTAAAGATATTGAGAAGCGATTGCGAGCTTTCTTATGGAGAGGTACCGGAAATAGTGGATACCCTAAAGTTGCATGGAAGGAGATTTGCAAACCAtag
- the LOC105178975 gene encoding uncharacterized protein LOC105178975: MPDEEGGETPCKIDVEYEWIPPKCTSCKTLGHAAKDCALNKPSKPIKPPVAVYVPKTGLGRPPPVHDQEIIPPTRGVDKQRDRREYLNGGAMRSSREDKGKELVVYNMFHALHLLDDADKMLQFLGLLETRVRGNNASLIHSILLPQWKWFTDYGSSGNRVWIALDDNFVDVDVVECGTQFIHCHVTTRAPHEMIVVTVVYGANEVAERRALWGTLETKATQCVDIPLLVGEDFNAVRDLSEVCGTSGDIQIAMDDFNACIESAGILPLPMQGEWFTWHNRSATPRNLWKRLDRMMINDKWMAQFPNASYSTLTPRTSDHSPMVLNGDRQQRFGGMFRFDNYLAHSPEFIANV, encoded by the exons aTGCCTGACGAGGAAGGAGGAGAGACACCTTGCAAAATAGACGTGGAATATGAGTGGATACCTCCCAAATGTACCAGTTGTAAGACGCTAGGGCATGCGGCCAAGGATTGTGCTCTCAATAAACCATCCAAACCAATTAAACCACCAGTCGCCGTTTACGTCCCTAAAACGGGACTTGGGAGGCCGCCACCAGTTCATGATCAGGAGATAATACCACCAACCCGAGGGGTGGATAAGCAGAGAGATAGGCGTGAATATCTTAATGGTGGTGCCATGAGGTCAAGTCGGGAGGATAAGGGTAAGGAGCTTGTTGTATATAATATGTTTCATGCTCTACACTTACTTGATGATGCAGATAAGAT GTTACAATTTCTTGGActtcttgaaactcgagtTCGTGGAAATAATGCATCTCTTATTCACTCTATCTTGCTACCCCAATGGAAATGGTTCACGGATTATGGATCATCGGGTAATCGAGTTTGGATTGCCTTGgatgataattttgttgatgttgatgtggttgaatgtggtACTCAATTTATCCACTGTCATGTTACTACTCGTGCACCTCATGAGATGATTGTTGTCACTGTTGTTTATGGAGCTAATGAAGTGGCTGAAAGAAGGGCGCTTTGGGGAACCCTGGAGACTAAAGCAACCCAATGTGTCGACATCCCATTGTTGGTTGGAGAGGACTTTAATGCAGTGCGAGATCTAAGTGAAGTGTGTGGCACTTCCGGAGATATTCAAATAGCTATGGACGATTTTAATGCTTGTATTGAGAGTGCTGGAATACTCCCACTACCCATGCAGGGTGAATGGTTCACATGGCATAACCGCAGCGCGACACCCCGGAACCTGTGGAAAAGATTGGACCGTATGATGATAAATGATAAATGGATGGCTCAGTTCCCGAATGCATCTTATTCTACCCTCACCCCGCGCACCTCAGACCACTCACCGATGGTGCTTAATGGGGATAGACAACAGCGatttggaggtatgtttcgattcgataattacctTGCCCATTCACCTGAGTTTATTGCCAATGTGTAG